TCGCTCTGTAAAGAGCAAAAAGCGGCTCGCGTTACTTGGTGCGTCAGAACTCTCGAAAGATTCAACGCAGTATCCTCAAATGCTGTATACAACATCGTATCAGGTGACGAATCCTGTATATACGCATACGAACCCGAAACAAAAAACCAGTCACGAGTTTGGGTGTTCGAAAATGAATTAAAGCCAACGAAAATTGTTCGTTCACGGAGTGTTGCAAAAAAAATGGTGGAATGGAAATTTTCAGTGCCGCCCTAGTAATAGATATTGCGTAATTGTTTGACACTTCACAATTTTTTGACCGTAAATCAGAAATGCAATGGGTGCTGAGACCACCGTGAGACGTTCATTCAAATCCTGCAAAGTAAAggtaagataaataataaaataaatcagtggcgctacaaccattttaggtctgggcctcggattgctgtatctgtttcatgatcatttgccaatctaataggcgagtagatgatcagcctcctgacacacgccgtcgactatgTGGGTCTAActcaagccggtttcctcaagatgttttcctttaccgttcgagcgaattcTAAATGTGTACATAAattaaagtccattggtgcactgccggacatcgaatctacgacctcagggaagagagtcgcacgctgaagccactacgtCAATGCTCCGTGTGCGAGGTGTTAAACATCATCAGGCAATCTGATATCGAGGCCCATAAAGTGGTGGTGATAATGTACTCTGTAAATGCTTTGAACAATGCACGTACGCAGTAAAAGTAcgtaaattaaactattagCTAATTTACCAAATCACATAACGCGGCATAAAGTATCGATAACTTCACGGTGGTTAGGTATTTTATACACGAACTTTATACtctaaatcatttataattcAGCTAAATATATAACGTTTTGCTCTACAATTGTTTATGATTTTGATGTTTATTCAGTGTctctatattaaatacataaacaaaGTCAGTGTAATAGCTCCTTGAACCAGCGCATTTCTGCATTAGCTCCGGTACTCCGTAACTTCCCACAGCGATATCGGCCGCGACAATCCTGTATGCACTTCTGatgtcaccacaagtagcacctgGTCGTCGAACCGACGCATAGCCTGCTCATACTCTGATGAAACTTCTTCATAGTCAACCGTCGGTGTCTTTTAACCTGTGTCTGTGACTATGTCCTGGACATATAAAGTATAGGATCGTTAATGATTTTGTATTACGAAACcctatttaagatattttcaGAATACTGTAAGAGTCGGtctaagtatatttttttatacataaagcGTATCATTCTAGTTTGGACTGCCTATTTCAAGAATGTCAATAAATGCACTTGATTATAACTGCCTTACAAATTCGTTACATCGTGTTTATGTTTATTCGaacaaagtataaaaacaataatatgtcAAATTTCTACGGGCATCAATAATTGGGGATATAAAAGCGATATTCtgctttaatttttcattctGCCGCAGTTTTTACTGTGGAGGTGAACGGTAAGCCtacctttataatattaaatagatttttattatattgcttTATTACCGCCATTGCTATCTAAGTCTTCTTCTCTTAAGTAAGACCCAGGTGAAGAGCGGCGGTCATTAGGACGattgaataaatacttattactaATGATTACCACAACGTTGAGTAATTGAGGTTTCTTTATTTCAGTGGTGTCTCAATATGTCTTCCATTTGTTTGGTCCTTTTGCTCTGTGCTCTCGCTAAAGGGTACCCTTCCGAAAGCCCTCATAGTGCAAGTGACGGACATCATCATCATTGGGATCAGGACTTCGCTCCGAGCGGCGCCCCTCAAGCTGCAGGTCGCTCAGGCGATGTCGCTAGAGCTCACGGAGTAGGTGCGAGTGGCGCACCTCATGCTGCACGTCGCGCAGGGGATGAGGTTGAAAATCACAGATTCGGTGCGAGTGGCACCCATCCAGCTGCAGATCGCTCAGGCGATGCCCCTAGAGTATATGGGTATGTTGTGAGTGGTGCACCTCAAGCTGCAGGTCGCGCAGGGGATGAGGTTGAAAGTCACAGATTCGGTGCGAGTGGCACCCATCCAGCTGCAGATCGCTCAGGCGATGCCCCTAGAGTACATGGGTATGTTGCGAGTGGTGCACCTCAAGCTGCAGGTCGCGCAGGGGATGAGGTTGAAAGTCACAGATACGGTGCGAGTGGCACCCATCCAGCTGCAGATCGCTCAGGCGATGCCCCTAGAATACATAGGTATGTTGCGAGTGGTGCACCTCAAGCTGCAAGTCGCGCAGGGGATGAGGATGAAAGTCACAGATCCGGTGTGAGTGGCACCCATCAAGCTGCAGATCGCTCAGGCGATGCTGCTAGAGTACGTGAGTTCGTTGCGAGTGGTGCATCTCAAGTTGCAGGTCGCGCAGGGGATGAGGATGAAAGCCACGGAGAAGGTGCGAGTGGCGCCCCTCAAGCTGCAGCGCGAGAAGGCGATGCCGCTGGGGTACCAGACTCCAAAGCAGAACGCTCCGATGCACAAGATACTCAAAGTGAAGGGAGTGACAACGCATCGAGAGCTAGCCCTTTCTTACTTCAGGAAAGAGGAAGATCTAGGtatagatacaataaccgtgGTTACGGAAGAGGTAATTACTACCCATCTTACCCAAAATACCAAGGATATGTACCCCACGGCGGGCGCCACTACTACTTTCCAAGAAATGGGGAAGACGCTGAAGGGAACGAAGCTGTAGCTGGAGACTCTGCTGGATCCAGTCCAAATGCGGCCGCCAGTCGTACCAGCCCAGGAGTAGATGAGGACCCTGGCTGCTGTGGTAATGGAGAAGCTGAACGTGACGGAGGTAGCGGCTATTACAATGGACCAGGAGGTTTCGTTTATGGTGCAGCGTCCAGACATGGCGCCGGGTCAAGCAAGCACGCAGATGCGGAAAACGAGAATCCTAGTGCTTAGGCgcttagtatttttaaatgttcctttattatattatttatgtatatgtatttgtttttatagataactatctgattttataaacattactGGGTAAATACTTGCTATGTACCACTGCAAACATGCAAAGCGGCAGAATGATATGAGACATGAGacaattttaacaattggAAAGTGTAATTATTGTgagtaaaaatgtttattaataatgtcacTAATTGACAATCTTTTAAAGCAATTTCTTATttcacatttattaaatttccatTTTCTATTTCAGACATCAAATGTCTCAATGAACCACTACATTCAGGAAATGTCCAAGCAACGAGTAGCCCATATGCACCAAACAGCACCAACGCAACAACAgcttcaattttttataatgtatcagaattattgtattgtatttattatgtataatttcgtataattattgaatatatgtactttatatttataacaaatgatttttattacgGATTCATTAGCGTGTATTTCAGTTTTTACCCGACTCCATAGAAACCGAAGGTTATCTATTCATTTGACGGGTTTCCTTTTtctacatatacatatagctAAAAAGTTAGTTAGTTTTTTCGAAAACCAGTGTTCATTCAGATCACCTATAAGTGGCCACGTGACTGTGATGAACGACCAAGGacgtttaaaaatgatttcttAAAGAAAATGGACAGGATATTTCTTTAAGCTCTTGCGCACTTTGTTCATATAACTATACGCTTAAATTAGAACGCGGGGCAAACACATTGGGAAATTTCAGTGATCTGCGAGTATTGCGAGTATTGCGTCATCGGGAATCGAACGCTGGACCATAAATGATACAGATCTGCAGCGAATAGGTCACATCGCACAGGATTATGATAAGTCGCTTATAAGTCAACGGTTTCTTAACCTATATCGTTAAATCAAACGCTTTAAGATTCAAGATAAATAGAGGCCTgcattattagatatttatatatatgggtaacactgaaaatgtttagaactaGCCAGATTGCTAGAgatcactttttttttaatttaaattttagaactctttggtaacctaatggagtaggtacatatattgAATTAATGCAATGTTGAGTAAGCCCACAGCGAAAGTCTAGAAAATTTTCTCGCGTTATATTCATTTTCACgtgtaacaagagttttagatttgccgccaattcacaaaaacaaatgacaaatgaatgcaatttACTACATAAGTTTACCtaagagttctaaaattgaaattcaaaaaagttttcactagcaatgtttctaactggccagtTCTAAACATGTCCAGTGTTACCCACGTAAATATAAgagttataacttttaaatattcaagtactaattttattaatacagcATACTTTTGACTATGTTTCAGAAAGATCATATCTACAATTTCTTTATTAGGAAGGaattttcctttttataattataataattcctTTATTAAACCatgatttatgtatgtatatactttatacgtttttaattatttagcatATACATtaacatacatttaatttaagtacatTTCATAGTTCTAGCGATATTTACGTATATCTCAGAAAATCTCTCTTTGTCGACTTAAATATACCATAATACAACactttttatatgttatattacatttatttaatatctttaaatataGCTAGCAGAGTTCCATGTAGATAAGTATATTGGTATCATAGAAAACATTTCAGCAGATAAGAAATCATTGATTCTAGCTCAAAAATTCACGTTGGCACGGCTTAgtcatataaacaaaattctaTGCCCCCTtctaataacaaaatttaagtaaatacttaacatataataatatagtaataattaaataaacgtttaaaaaataaattagcttTGTCTAAGTGAATATGATGCGCTATGTATGTAATTAAGACTAAGAGTTGTGAGTGCAAATTAAAAACAGCCTCTAAAAAATTTTTCCCAGGCTTTCCCGAGAATTTTCACACCTCAAAGTTTGAACCGTGTCGGATCATCGTGGGAGCCGCACCGTGACCAACACGACACGTGACTTGATGAGTATTGATGAACATAGCGAGGCCCCTTACCCCTGCATACagtatattcatatttttcattataatgaGATTCATTAGGCAGACGTGTAATATGGGCAAGTTTTGAATGACCTTATATTATTCGAATTATTAGAACTAATATTCAATCAAGTTTATGTGGACCAAATTCATAAAATAGGCTTCAATCGactaatcataaaaaatatgttattaaaatatgtgtcGTTCCAGCAATTTTGGAGCCAACAGGCATCGCAAGAGACGATGGCATGTGGCCGGATGGGATGTCGTAGATCCCATGGAAATTGGAACAGgctttggtatgggatgctacttgtgtggacacgttTGCCCCGACTCACCTCCCTCGGACAAGCAAAAAAACCGGGGCGGCCGCAGACgaggcagaaaataataaccggcacaaatataagagtctttccctCATCTTTGatttttgttccctttggagtagagacttttgggccgtggggttcaagtgcatagGCGCTAATGAAAGACTTCAGTTAGACTGGTAAATAGTATCGGTGTCCCTAGAGCTTGagctttcctggctcaacgaatcgccatcgcaatacagcgaggaaatgctgccagcgttaaaggtacactggcACAGGGgccgaactttttaaatatgttttaactttacttataattgtttttattattacgtagTAGGTtaagtaaattgtaaatactgtatacttgattgtaataaataatgatattgatgAACTTTTATGCATGaaaagctttttaaatgtCAGGAATAAATGGAAGGTAGCATCATATTAATACACTTGTTAGTTAATACTCCAAATTGATTACAATAATTCGTAGAGTATAAGGAAAAGGGGTATAATATCATTACTACATAAAACAACAGTTTTATGACAATGATGAACCTGTTAAAGCAGAGTTGGGCCATCAAGGGAGTAGTCATTAAATGGCACGTGGTATGTACGTAACATAGTTCCATTTGGGCAGCTTTTAAGGAAATTGTCTGAGGTGCGCCCCTTTACCGGCATTTACAGTCGTGGACATTTACATTGAcatggtttatttatttaaatcataagCTGTGTTAAGCTTATCTAAACACTTATTAGTACGTAAATGAAAGCTACTTGCCTATGAGGAAaacctattatttattctagtaatagttaaacattaaattttatttaattttccgtaagattaatttttatatttcaattcaatatatctttattattattagcaatgcttagaattttattttctaacaaGAGCAATCAGAAAACTAAAAAGGTTACTAAAAATGCTGCATAAGAATATGTCAGAGCAATGACGCTGGTAATTACTATAGATCTAGCAACATTGAAAAAGTCTTAGATCTTGTAATATTGGAAAATCGAATAGACCACATGTATTAACGGTTATAAACTGATTAAAGTTTACGACGAAGTTAGACGTTATTAATTTACGAGCTCCGTGGACATATAATGACCATGAAAGCTGATAACAACGCCTTTGCTCCTACgagtacaatgtacatatataattgtGAAATTAGTTTTGTGCTAGATTCTAGGTCTTtagttctttaaatattttttttaacatgaaAATTCTAAATTAACGTTCTAAATTATTAACCGGTGAGTGTACAACAATCACAGCACTAATGCAGCTCCCTCGTGACtcgtaattttgttaaaatatacattttgtaacggaatattgttttaatgtcGGTTCATCGAAGTTTTTGGGACGAGGTGTAATTTACTCAGTCACGacttatgtattatgtacatatatattttgacatagataataaatagcAAACCCGAATATTCcgctattattttttaagacatAAATCTAAAACTCACGTTTATATGACTTAtatttgagaaaaaaaaaacgaattcCACTTTTTTACGttacccaattttttttacagtaaaTGTTACGTCCTGAGTATATACCTCTATATATCTGTGATTCAAATCGATTTGATGAAAAAGGCACAAATGTTAGTCGTTATTATTATGGtaagcataaaataaaatttaatacagaaataatGGAAAATGTAACACTGATGTTGCTTGGCCTTTTAGTGCATCCACAAATAGTTAACACAaactatatttgtatttgcactgaaaaaaatgcaaaattaTGATTGGCAAAAATCTAACAATTGCGTCGAACCAAGCGTTATAACCAAGCCAAAAAGGAGAATAAGAAACATGTCAAAATAAATGCATTACCAttaccaaatttaattaaaaaaagtatacatTACGAACATCTACATTTAACTTTGAATGACGTTCTGAAATACACAACCTTCAGAAAATTCATTACAAAAACTCTATTCAgttatacttataaatatcaatttaagaaggctataaatataaagaggAGTAAAAGAAGGACTAAGGCCAGTGTTGGCTGCAGAGtgctactctcatccctgaagacgtaggttcgatccccggctttgGACTTTcagtctatgtgcgcatttaacattcgctggaacggtgaaggaacccggcttgccttagaactaaaaagtcgacggcgtgtgtaaggcacaggaggctatgatcacctacttgcttattagattgacaaatgatcatgaaacagatacataaatctagACGTACAAAGGTAGTACAGCCGAGccactgatttaattttttattaggtctaggctttatatttattgttaaacgAAATTTACGGCCGCCTATGTGTTATTTTATGTGgtttactattaataataaatattatttataaataacactatTAAAACGCGTTAATTCGTTTCTTCCTCTAAAGCATTATATATCCACAGAACGTTGATAAAATATCACTAACTAGTTCCTAAACCCTAAATTCTCAGTCTACATATCACAacaaatgcaataaaaaagtaaaagcaATAAGATTATTATGCGGCGTAGTACAAAAGTAATACCAACACGGTAGGTACCCCGGCCATAAATAACGGGCTCAAATAAATGTCTGCacgtatgtatgtaagtgttGTAGCGGAAGGAATAGTAACCATTACATAGAAATACTTTTAGCGAACAATAGAATTAGTAacagaattttaaattaacttttcccgtcttaaataaaaatagtcacAACAATGATACATTTAATTCTAtacattcatttgtttatatgtaCTCTGcggtatttttattgcaattaaaaaaatagacaaaCAAATACCACAACATTTTATAGGCCGACATTGTAGCATACAAAAGCTCTTGTCATTGCCAAGAAATAGTATTGTATTCGAATAAGAAATAGTCTTGTTAGAGATTATTCTGTTAATCACTTTATACTTGTTTTaacaacaaaaactttttaatgtctaaaattttacatttagaagTCTATAACtctatatattacattaagcCATTGTTAAACAGATTTAGATCTAGATTTAGAAGagtgatattattttaattatatatcatatacaaaaataattccttGGTTGTGATGGgctttggtatgggatgctGCTTGTGTGGAAAAAAGCTGGCAAGGCCGCAGAGaaggcggaaaataataaaaataatttacaacaaataatttcaaaaatttccTCCTGTTTTATTTCCTTTGGAGTAAATTAAAGATTCAACTTGTAGACAATACCTATGAactcagagctggtgctttcctcgctcgtCGAATAAATATCGAAATACAgagaggaaatgctgccagtattattggtacactgccacaaggaccaaaccttttttaatttatttagggatctatttaattataattgtttctaGGTAGGGcaaaactgtaaaaaaaatattctactaTTACATCACcaaattattactaatatttgaatttgaaaatgttaGTTGTAGAAGAAAAAAATCGTGTTAACATCTCATTGTTGTGTTTCCGTACATGTACACAGTTTTTACGCTGTGAATATAGCTATGGGAATAAGAAAGATATACTTACTAATAAGAGAGATAGTTTTACATACttagtttaataatgtacggTGGTACGGTACGGTTGGTCgataataaagaagtttcTTTAGGAGCGAAAAATGTAGTTCACATAGTTTTTCCACTTTGATTTAAGTTAGCTTTCTGTGTCGctctagtttattttttttattttttattgtagcatataacaaatttaagtattattactgtactacatACTGTACATGTACATATGAAGGACAATTAAGTATATCTTGTATCAGTGTGCTCATCTAATAATGTTGCAATATGTTGTGTGTATTCAAAACAAACTACCTATTTTGAGCTTGATACTGCAACGAGAAAATCTGTGTCCATTTATTCCAGttgctttaattttcttatgtatTTCAAGATTTTAATAcgttcttaaaaatatttaagtttatctTGTGTGGCGTGCACAATGGTGCTATTTTTGAGtcgcattttttaaattgtcaaatacacttatattttttacttacaaaCTGTGGTTTTCAACACATAGATTATACTTaatatgataatttaattaatgttaagtagTTATAATAACAGAGACGGAGGGTGCGGTAATCTTATAATGCAACTATAAGCCGATATGTTTGATGTGGCCCTCACATGAAGGGACGGACTCACTTTTTTCAGTATTACGTAAAAAAGGTAAATAGCTAAAGGATTATAGAAAGAACCTTATCAACTCtcaaagattatttttaattatatctaaatTAGAACATTATAAGAAGTTGAGATTAATAAACGTTCTGGGATTATATTAGTGTTTATGGACTTATGatttttgatatataattaagaatttaagtttatttcgTAAACAGAATCTTAGAAGTATTCTATgattcatttaaatacaagTTTAAAATCCTGTAATCCATAAATGGGAAATGTGGCAGACACATCAGATTATTCTAAGGCCAGTAAGTACCAACTTCAACCAActctaccttaaataaatgttacgcGAATCAAACCTGGGACATCCTATGTATATGTCATATATGtattcccacgagaatgtaagtgcgtgctcctatttcaccatgcctcctgctgatagactttaatttattttattattattaattacttaagatgtcatgtggaacatggtgtaaagGTTGCAGCTCCTTTCAAACatagtgtaaaacaaaatgcttggcgattaaaaagtgtgccagagagtttattgccagttcttctcttccgttctacgcccttgatttgagaactggcagtaaatgtaaagttagaagcatttaatgtatatttcttttttgacgttcataagtgtacattgtgtttcctatatgaataaatgattttttacttgacTTTTATGCATAAAACAGAAATCCCTTTATAATTCTAATACTGCTACTACtagataatttattgaaatagcGCAATCAATAAATGATATGCTAATCGCCTAGGTGTCCTAAAACCCTAGGCAACAATCGAGTCCGTCCCTGCATTGTTTACAAGCAATTTCCCTAATGCACAAGATAGCGTTGCAACCGCACAGTAGTGCATACTGTAGGCGCTACGGCGCACATGGCCGGCTATGAAATATTCATGACTTggttattgaaattatttgacgGCACTATGCAATACTTACTTTTGGGAAAGGCAATTCTTGAGTATGTATTAAGTGTAGAGTCAATAAGTAATAGCTAATAGCTAGCTTATAGCTAATAAAGGCAATAGCCTTTAATGATTGTAGAAACAATTTTTCAATGTGATTttctttcaaaaataattttaaaagttttaataggTACGCTTTTCTTCTTTTGTTGTCATAGTTTTGCACCGTATAGGTATAgcctttatattatttttcattgatTGCGTGATTGACCTATCCGCGTCAATGCTTAATATGTGAGTACTTAATACTTTGTGCCTATTTTAGTATATAGACTAAGAACTATAAAGAGACCGAGTTTGTATCGACATTTCTTCTCAGGGCAGTCAGTTAGGAAATGTCGACTTCATCTAGCTTAGGAAGacattgtaaaagtgatttatatagaCCTACttgcaagaaaaaaaaaagaaaaaaaaagagtaataataaaaataattaaataataaataaaatgaaaatcaaaacaaatttaaaaagtttggtccctgtggcagtgtacctttaacgctggcagctttccctcgctgtattgcgatacttattcgtttttatttattttagtatatcaGCTTTATTCTagtagaccacaagcccatgaacaaaaaatacctgtgaaatgacccaacctgaattacgcttagaaggctgttactatatctgaaaatagctctgagcactatgccgtcatttctgagcggtacatgtgagtacgtgagtgattGGACTTTCTCatgtacaatgggggaatttcgactaattattaatgtacggctttgttataagtgtatagatgattaaaaataaatgtcgaaaaacctagtgccgtacaaaagtgatggtgccggaagtcggtgcaaatttttaattcgacgacagttgcagaagcaatataggtcatttattactgtacggcatttgtgtgattccttttggacacatatacagatactttacccgtaaacgccgtacatattcccagcggaccggtcgaaagccaagggtcgcaacatatgtctgattagcatataggtgatgatgatatgaatcaacataaaattaaatgatcttgagagtacttcacaaatagataacattttccagcatgccgtacattttttgtggaacacataggtgtatggggtaaattacttttctcagaaaagagtcattttccggtgacttttatctgtacggcaataacacaggttattaatactttagacaatcttcaataaaagataaatgccgtacactttcgatagtccgctaccaccgcctaccaatacagggcgtcccaaagttatgggaaatgaagggaaagtaccttaaatatcgtagatagggtatttcactaaaagaagactttatgttatttttaaaagttattaattctgcattcaaagattttttaaaaattacttgcctcgtctgggaatcgaactgacttaaatgtaaaaaaaaacacccctacttttatgatgccaatcgaaagaatggccaaaaactaataactcttcttaagtaacatagtattttaaaagaaaggaacagcgtgaatatatctttttaatcaaattaaaaacattatctatcgtattcggcctaaaaaaatcccctacgagtctgttactttagaaaagttatgaggttttggccattctttcgattggcatcataaaagtaggggtgttttttttttaatttaagccggttcgatttccagacgaggcaagtagttttaaaaaaatctttgaatgcagaattactaacttttataaataccataaagtcttcttttagtaaaataccctatctgcgatatttaaggtactttcccttcatgtctcataactttgggacgccctgtattatatatatttttgttaaaaatattttttctttacctctctctgctggtacgataaggctgtaaatatactttacagccttatggtagtatactcagatatgtacagttattaatgaccttaagggacacctcaaacgtcgtcgaagtttttatcagctgtaaagaataatctggagtaaaatgtacggcatctggttttttttgtttatttatatttgttacatataaaataacaataatctttgaaaatattactccccatattactctaggagcatttgaaaagtcatctaaatttcggaaatttcatatattttttatcataatatttttatttgttaccatttataatgaacggctataatgtacaacggtaatatttagtaacattatgtaaaaaaacaagttgccgtacattattctctgatcttacagcagtaagaacttggtaaatcctgaaatttcgataaatatttaattacacaaatattaactataatatttggacggcataattataaaacataattgtccgtgttaaataatattttgaacatgttgccgtacattttacaatgaccttagggtatatgggtgtaggggtagggttccgacccttggctttcgaccgctccgctggaaatatgtacggcgtttacgggtaaagtatctgtatatgtgtccaaaaggaatgacacaaatgccgtacagtaata
This genomic stretch from Pieris napi chromosome 19, ilPieNapi1.2, whole genome shotgun sequence harbors:
- the LOC125059088 gene encoding uncharacterized protein LOC125059088: MRLKITDSVRVAPIQLQIAQAMPLEYMGDAARVREFVASGASQVAGRAGDEDESHGEGASGAPQAAAREGDAAGVPDSKAERSDAQDTQSEGSDNASRASPFLLQERGRSRYRYNNRGYGRGNYYPSYPKYQGYVPHGGRHYYFPRNGEDAEGNEAVAGDSAGSSPNAAASRTSPGVDEDPGCCGNGEAERDGGSGYYNGPGGFVYGAASRHGAGSSKHADAENENPSA